The Clostridia bacterium genome segment GATATGTCTTATGATCTTATCGGACTGTTTCTCATATAGCTCTATTTTATGAGAAACAGTCCGATAAGTAGAACTTTACATTGAGAACAGTTATAAATAAAACAGATTTTTTGTTAGATAACATTGTTATTTATAAGATGAATAAATAGTCTAATATAGCCTTCCTATCCAAAGATTTAGCTCACAACAGAATAAATTTCGGTTCAAAAAAGAAAGTGGTCTCATAAAGGTTATCACTTCTTATAAAATATGGATTTTTTTAAAAGCTGTGCAATGCTATGGCTTTATTTGTTGTCTTTAAAAATATTATTGTATCGAACCAAACTTAAAATAATATATGCATGTAGCAACAAGATAATAAGGGTTAGAAGATAATGGGTGTTTTTTAATCTTATTTAAATAATCAAGATTAATCATAAATGATAAATATAAAATGAAAGGGGAAAAATAGACGATGAGGAGAAACATGCCTATTATTCCTACAGAAGAATATCGTCAGCGGTGGAAAAAGGTTCAAAAAATGATGGATGAAAAAAACTTGGATTTACTATTAGCCTATGCAGATGATCACGCAGTTTTTGGGCCTGCTTATTCCAGATGGCTGGCAGATTTTCCAGTACACTTTGAACCGGTATGCATCTTAATGAGTAAGGAGAAAGATCCGGTATTGCTATGTGGGCCGGAGAGTGACCGTTATGCATTACAAGTTGGTCAAATACATGATGTGCGTATACTAGAAGAGTTTACCCATCCTAACGAAGATTACCTCCACACAAAGATTCAAAGTTTGACCCAAGTGGCTAGCGAGATGGTGGACATTGATAAAATAAAGAGAATCGGTTTTGCAGGTCAAAGTTTATTGGGGGCAGATGCTTACCTAAGATTTCAGAAAGCTTTTCCGAATTCAGAATGGGTAGATATTGATTATGATATGTCTATGCTCAGAGCTAGGAAAACAGAGGCTGAAATAGGAGTGATCCGATATGCTTATCAAATAGCCCAAAGGGGTATGATGACAGCCATAGATAGCATTTGTGAGGGTGTTGTAGAACGGGAAGTGGCAGCAAATATCGAATATACCATGAGAAAAGCAGGATCGGAAGGGACGGGTATTGACACTATGGTAGGTTCAGGTGAAAATTCTCGACATGAGATTGCAAGGACTACTTTCAAACAAATTCAAAAAGGAGATGTTGTGCAAGTTACCATAGCACCTCGATACGAAGGATACCATGGTGCTATTGCCAGGCCGATATTTGTAGGGCAACCAAGTGATGAGGCCAAACATGCATTGGAAGCTGCCTGTCGTGCTCAGCAAGCTTGTTATAAAGCACTCCGTCCGGGGATAGAAGGAAGAGAGGTAGAAGCTATTGGAAGGGAAATAATGGACAAGGCAGGCTTAGGTAAATACTTCCTATACTCAGGAATACATAGTATTGGAATAATGGAATTCGAACCGCCTATATTCGGGCCTACACAGAAGGAAGTTCTAGAAAAAGATATGATAGTTTCGGTGGATATTCCTATATTCGGAGCACCTTGGGGAGGATTCCGTTTGGAGGATGGATATTTAATTACTGATAAAGGTGCAGAGCGGTTGAACTATGTTGATTATTGGGTTATAAAATAAAATTTGGTTTAATCAAGATTCTATAAAAAGTTTAATTCAATAATTTGCGAATAAAATGATTTTATAAAAGCGTCAGGTTTTTATATTTAAGATCTGACGCTTTTTGTGCGAGTTAATTGTTTTGTACTTGATTTTCTATTCAAAAAAATTTCAATTAAAGGCAGGAAAGAGTAAAAACATGGCGAATTTGTTAAGTATATTCAAAAACTAAAAAGGAGGGGGAGGATTGAATAAAATTATCACAAGACCAACAGAAATCGGTAAAAATGAACAAGTGCTTTATGCAGGGAATCATTATATCAGTTTGCCTGAGATAGATCCAACTACAGGTATGGCTAAAAGCTTGAATATAGCATCTTTGCACAATAAAGCATTGGTGGAATTAGAAGGAAAGCAAGGGCTTTTTATTCCCTCCTTTTATTTAGGAGATAAAAAATTAAAGGTCAAAAAAGCATCCTTTAATAAAGAG includes the following:
- a CDS encoding Xaa-Pro peptidase family protein, giving the protein MRRNMPIIPTEEYRQRWKKVQKMMDEKNLDLLLAYADDHAVFGPAYSRWLADFPVHFEPVCILMSKEKDPVLLCGPESDRYALQVGQIHDVRILEEFTHPNEDYLHTKIQSLTQVASEMVDIDKIKRIGFAGQSLLGADAYLRFQKAFPNSEWVDIDYDMSMLRARKTEAEIGVIRYAYQIAQRGMMTAIDSICEGVVEREVAANIEYTMRKAGSEGTGIDTMVGSGENSRHEIARTTFKQIQKGDVVQVTIAPRYEGYHGAIARPIFVGQPSDEAKHALEAACRAQQACYKALRPGIEGREVEAIGREIMDKAGLGKYFLYSGIHSIGIMEFEPPIFGPTQKEVLEKDMIVSVDIPIFGAPWGGFRLEDGYLITDKGAERLNYVDYWVIK